Proteins encoded together in one Candidatus Nitrosocaldus cavascurensis window:
- a CDS encoding nucleoside hydrolase, whose protein sequence is MQRKVLLDMDPGVDDAIALILALNNTVLEIVALSTVSGNVSARMGAVNAMKICNALGKDVRIIQGLSRKGYRRSRHAVDVHGKDGLGDSMLDVGGGGRGRAVRLIKYDDPIKELASILASYSRREVTLLCTAPLTNIAALLEYDVKRYIDKVFIMGGAYNLANVEGNVTRYAEFNFYTDAVAADKVMGSDLSIVACGLELTSRRDCVVDDLMLERINSIGSSASTLAARILKNPVSKHSYFNLHDVFALVALVEPEIFRMKRARVRVETIGKRKGMCITEYRDDGNVSICYDVDAKRLVEFIIDGLAVEQ, encoded by the coding sequence ATGCAGAGGAAGGTACTACTTGATATGGATCCAGGGGTTGATGATGCTATAGCACTCATACTAGCATTGAACAACACGGTTCTTGAGATAGTAGCATTGAGCACTGTATCTGGCAATGTTAGTGCTAGGATGGGAGCAGTAAATGCTATGAAGATATGCAATGCCCTAGGCAAGGATGTAAGGATCATACAAGGTCTGAGCAGGAAGGGTTACAGGAGGTCTAGGCATGCTGTGGATGTGCATGGTAAGGATGGGCTTGGGGATTCTATGTTAGATGTAGGAGGAGGAGGAAGAGGAAGAGCAGTTAGGTTGATCAAGTATGATGACCCAATAAAGGAACTTGCAAGCATACTTGCATCCTACAGTAGGAGGGAGGTTACACTTCTATGCACTGCACCACTAACAAACATCGCAGCATTGCTAGAGTATGATGTGAAGAGATACATAGATAAGGTATTCATCATGGGTGGAGCCTATAACCTTGCTAATGTTGAGGGCAATGTAACAAGGTATGCAGAGTTCAACTTCTACACAGATGCTGTAGCAGCGGATAAGGTTATGGGCTCTGATCTTAGCATAGTTGCCTGTGGGCTTGAGTTAACATCACGCAGGGATTGTGTAGTTGATGATCTAATGCTTGAGAGGATAAACTCCATAGGGAGCAGTGCTTCTACCCTTGCAGCAAGGATACTCAAGAACCCTGTGTCAAAGCACTCATACTTTAACCTCCACGATGTATTTGCTCTTGTAGCACTAGTAGAACCTGAGATCTTCAGAATGAAGAGGGCAAGGGTTAGGGTAGAGACTATTGGGAAGAGGAAGGGTATGTGTATAACAGAGTATAGAGATGATGGGAATGTCAGCATATGCTATGATGTTGACGCAAAGAGGCTAGTAGAGTTCATAATAGATGGTCTTGCTGTTGAACAGTAG
- a CDS encoding PxKF domain-containing protein, whose amino-acid sequence MMHNWNGRERSVLLAALLVTGMVTTAGMTFADNVVNNIDTTIDPDLETVTTTVGTPVSVGFYIRPTTGSGDAPGCNATGSNPAYLTISPPAGVSVSPTTLTFVGCDSPDTPVIEGLQTATFTASSAGTYNFTTGNFSMSGGKPGSQWNFANAQFTLIVTATDTTPPEITPNISGTLGNNGWYTSNVTVSWNVSDPESGIASTSGCDPTTINYDTTGVTLTCTATNGAGLSSSKSVTIKRDATAPTVTATPDRGPDHNGWYNHPLTITFTGEDATSGIAACDSPVTYSGPDGEDITVTGSCTDNAGNVGFGSYTFDYDATPPTVSIGGISDGQQFDFGDPLPEVTCNATDNLSGVESCTISPSPLPTSVGTHTITATAKDNAGNTKSTSITYTIKAWTIVGFKPPVDNPPLVNVVKNGSTVPLKFEVFKTISGEELTDPSIVKQLKAQKIDCSTLDGSPTDEIELTATGGTSLRYDWTEGQFIYNWKTPTQKDTCWKVTIEFQDGYSSIRAYFRLK is encoded by the coding sequence ATGATGCACAATTGGAATGGAAGAGAGAGGAGTGTTCTACTAGCTGCGCTGTTGGTTACTGGCATGGTTACTACAGCAGGTATGACATTTGCAGATAATGTAGTAAATAATATAGATACCACTATTGATCCAGATCTTGAGACAGTAACTACTACAGTTGGTACACCAGTAAGTGTTGGATTCTACATACGACCGACTACAGGAAGTGGTGATGCTCCTGGTTGTAATGCTACAGGTAGTAATCCTGCTTACTTAACTATCTCTCCACCTGCTGGAGTGAGTGTATCGCCTACTACATTAACGTTTGTGGGATGTGATAGTCCAGATACTCCTGTCATAGAGGGTTTACAAACTGCAACATTCACTGCAAGTAGCGCAGGCACATACAACTTCACTACGGGCAACTTCAGTATGAGTGGGGGAAAGCCAGGAAGTCAATGGAACTTTGCTAATGCCCAATTCACACTAATAGTTACCGCAACAGACACTACTCCACCAGAAATAACTCCTAACATATCAGGTACTCTAGGCAACAATGGTTGGTATACTAGCAATGTTACTGTAAGTTGGAATGTTAGTGATCCTGAATCTGGGATAGCATCTACTAGTGGATGTGATCCAACAACAATAAACTATGATACTACTGGAGTAACATTGACATGCACAGCAACCAATGGTGCTGGCTTGAGCAGTTCAAAATCAGTTACAATAAAGAGGGATGCTACTGCTCCAACAGTTACTGCTACACCAGATAGAGGGCCAGATCACAATGGATGGTATAATCATCCATTAACAATAACATTCACTGGCGAAGATGCTACATCTGGAATTGCTGCATGCGATTCCCCAGTAACCTATAGTGGACCAGATGGTGAAGACATAACAGTAACAGGTTCATGCACAGACAACGCTGGTAATGTAGGCTTTGGTAGTTACACATTCGATTATGATGCTACTCCACCAACTGTTTCGATAGGAGGCATAAGCGATGGACAGCAGTTTGACTTTGGAGATCCACTACCAGAAGTAACATGCAATGCTACAGATAACCTCTCTGGTGTTGAGTCTTGTACCATATCGCCATCACCACTCCCAACATCAGTTGGAACCCATACAATAACAGCAACTGCAAAGGATAATGCAGGTAATACTAAATCTACTTCCATAACTTACACCATAAAAGCATGGACCATAGTAGGATTCAAGCCACCAGTAGATAATCCTCCTCTAGTTAACGTTGTTAAGAATGGTTCAACAGTGCCATTGAAGTTCGAGGTATTCAAGACCATTAGTGGGGAAGAATTAACAGATCCAAGTATAGTTAAGCAACTTAAGGCTCAGAAGATAGACTGTAGTACACTGGATGGCTCACCAACAGATGAGATAGAGTTGACAGCAACTGGAGGGACATCGTTACGCTATGACTGGACTGAAGGACAGTTCATATACAACTGGAAGACACCAACCCAAAAGGATACATGCTGGAAGGTAACCATAGAGTTTCAGGATGGCTACTCTAGCATACGTGCATACTTTAGGTTGAAGTAA
- the artG gene encoding thaumarchaeosortase → MKETLEGKGLVKGYVPILILLASPVLYTLAIAPDTFQMGWNEGRGGFLFALAFIVAEIAGLRYDIARRRLYLASMLAVACIVYFTLVENGYRQIIMDSASNYGVRLKDSWTWMWDYIALGLFMVSALTIIYGRRWVRIAPASPIYLLGSAIILSLDAFFPYNTLGPLQFIVPYLLQFDAWIINTLDVGSATARGNMLFLNGSKGSMALQVFWPSAGVHSIIIYSLVMLAFLLKMNIQARRKGMYFAIGVAGTVFVNTMRILALSIYVLTVSADVNAFESFHSVAGEIMFLPWLAGYLTLIMYVESRRVKRMGKDASEGVNNSNSSR, encoded by the coding sequence ATGAAGGAGACTCTAGAGGGAAAGGGTTTGGTGAAGGGCTATGTACCAATACTAATACTCCTTGCCTCACCTGTGCTCTACACCCTTGCAATAGCACCAGATACATTCCAGATGGGCTGGAATGAGGGTAGGGGAGGCTTCCTCTTTGCCCTAGCCTTCATTGTTGCAGAGATAGCAGGGTTAAGGTATGATATTGCAAGGAGGAGGCTATACCTAGCATCCATGCTTGCAGTTGCATGCATAGTATACTTTACACTTGTAGAGAATGGGTATAGGCAGATCATAATGGACTCTGCATCAAACTATGGTGTAAGGCTTAAGGATAGCTGGACATGGATGTGGGATTATATAGCATTAGGATTATTCATGGTTTCAGCACTAACCATAATATATGGTAGGAGATGGGTAAGGATAGCCCCTGCAAGCCCAATCTACCTGCTTGGTAGTGCAATAATACTATCCCTTGATGCCTTCTTCCCATACAATACTCTAGGTCCATTGCAGTTCATAGTACCTTATCTACTCCAGTTCGATGCTTGGATAATAAATACTCTAGATGTAGGGAGTGCTACAGCAAGGGGCAACATGCTCTTCCTGAACGGAAGCAAGGGCTCCATGGCACTTCAGGTCTTCTGGCCATCTGCAGGTGTGCATAGCATCATCATATACTCCCTTGTGATGCTTGCATTCCTGCTCAAGATGAACATACAGGCTAGAAGGAAGGGCATGTACTTTGCAATAGGTGTTGCTGGCACAGTCTTTGTTAACACCATGAGGATACTTGCATTATCAATATACGTGCTTACTGTTAGTGCTGATGTCAATGCATTCGAATCCTTCCATTCTGTAGCAGGGGAGATAATGTTCCTACCATGGCTTGCTGGCTACCTAACGCTTATAATGTATGTTGAGAGCAGGAGGGTTAAGAGAATGGGTAAGGATGCTAGTGAGGGAGTAAACAACAGTAATAGTAGTAGGTAG
- a CDS encoding deoxyhypusine synthase produces the protein MLEKKVRDLSIDDGSDACSIIAQMFDAGGFMARNLAIAARILEDMLKDDKCFRFISFVGAPIATGLRGVVRDMLKEKMFDAVITTCGALDHDIARSSADYYAGDFGIDDAMLADEKIHRLGNLLIPLANYGPLIERKVQAVLEEVYADGTRECSSSEICKAIGMRLDESSFLYWAARNSIPVFVPGIMDGAVGTQLWLFAQRHRDFRLNLFKDADMLAEVAFRAERTGALMLGGGIAKHHTLWWNQFRGGLDYAVYITTAVEYDGSLSGALVREAISWGKVKQDAKQVTVYGEATLLLPFLYTCMLRAWKEREWSNGGKRGEGG, from the coding sequence ATGCTTGAGAAGAAGGTTAGGGATTTAAGCATAGATGATGGCTCAGATGCATGCTCTATAATCGCACAGATGTTTGATGCTGGAGGGTTCATGGCAAGGAACCTTGCAATAGCAGCAAGGATACTTGAGGATATGCTTAAGGATGATAAGTGCTTCAGGTTCATATCGTTTGTAGGTGCACCAATAGCAACTGGGCTTAGAGGTGTTGTAAGGGATATGCTTAAGGAGAAGATGTTTGATGCTGTTATAACAACATGTGGTGCCCTAGACCATGATATAGCAAGGAGTAGTGCAGATTACTATGCTGGGGACTTTGGCATTGATGATGCAATGCTTGCTGATGAGAAGATACATAGGCTAGGGAATCTGCTTATCCCATTGGCAAACTATGGTCCATTGATAGAGAGGAAGGTTCAAGCAGTGCTGGAGGAGGTTTATGCTGATGGTACAAGGGAGTGCTCAAGTAGCGAGATATGCAAGGCAATAGGTATGAGGCTTGATGAGTCATCCTTCCTGTATTGGGCTGCAAGGAACAGCATACCTGTATTTGTACCTGGGATAATGGATGGTGCAGTTGGTACCCAGTTATGGCTATTTGCTCAGAGGCATAGAGACTTTAGGCTAAACCTCTTCAAGGATGCTGATATGCTTGCTGAGGTAGCGTTTAGGGCAGAGCGTACAGGTGCATTGATGCTTGGAGGAGGGATAGCAAAGCACCATACTCTATGGTGGAACCAGTTCAGGGGAGGACTTGATTATGCTGTGTACATAACAACTGCTGTTGAGTACGATGGAAGCTTGAGCGGTGCTCTAGTAAGAGAAGCAATATCATGGGGCAAGGTTAAGCAGGATGCAAAGCAAGTTACTGTGTATGGAGAGGCTACACTACTCCTACCATTCCTTTATACCTGTATGCTAAGAGCATGGAAGGAAAGGGAGTGGAGTAATGGTGGGAAGAGAGGAGAGGGAGGGTAG
- the dinB gene encoding DNA polymerase IV, translating into MGIGNISNNNSGKGSKRIIMHVDLDYFYAQCEELRRKDLKDKPVVVCVYSARGGDSGAVSTCNYKARAYGVKAGMPIVQAKRLLRGQDAVFLPVDEQYYTSISDMVMTILRANADAFEQISIDEAYMDVSIRCRDFDSAIALATRLKDELRANIGLTCSIGIGMNKLIAKMASDYRKPDGLTVVRPEEVQGFISQMGVGKLLWVGKKTEARLNSMGIYTVADLAKISIDTLINEFGRKMGVYLYNASRGIDEEQVKESSMAKQISRITTLKRDANAIEDMLDDLHALSIDVHKSVVEQGLLFRSVGIILVYEDLSMRSKARTLKHYSNSIDDLLRYARVLLEEALKESRMPVRRLGVKVSDLMSVKGQETLQRFM; encoded by the coding sequence ATGGGTATTGGTAACATCAGCAATAATAATAGCGGTAAGGGTAGTAAGAGGATAATAATGCATGTTGATCTTGACTACTTTTATGCTCAGTGCGAGGAGTTGAGGAGGAAGGACCTTAAGGATAAGCCTGTTGTTGTATGCGTATACTCTGCTAGGGGAGGGGATAGTGGTGCTGTGAGCACTTGCAACTACAAGGCTAGGGCATATGGTGTTAAGGCAGGTATGCCTATAGTTCAAGCAAAGAGACTTCTAAGGGGGCAGGATGCTGTATTCCTTCCAGTTGATGAGCAGTACTACACAAGCATATCAGATATGGTAATGACAATACTTAGAGCAAATGCAGATGCATTTGAGCAGATAAGTATAGATGAGGCGTATATGGATGTTAGCATAAGATGTAGGGACTTTGACTCTGCCATTGCATTGGCAACTAGGCTTAAGGATGAGCTAAGGGCTAACATAGGTTTAACATGCTCCATAGGGATAGGGATGAACAAGTTGATAGCAAAGATGGCATCTGACTATAGGAAGCCAGATGGACTTACAGTTGTTAGGCCAGAGGAGGTGCAGGGCTTCATAAGCCAGATGGGTGTTGGTAAACTGCTATGGGTTGGGAAGAAGACAGAGGCTAGGCTCAACTCCATGGGCATATACACAGTTGCTGATCTTGCAAAGATAAGCATAGATACACTCATCAATGAGTTTGGAAGGAAGATGGGTGTATACCTGTACAATGCATCAAGGGGCATTGATGAGGAGCAGGTTAAGGAAAGTTCTATGGCAAAGCAGATAAGCAGGATAACTACCCTAAAGAGGGATGCTAATGCAATAGAGGATATGCTTGATGATCTACATGCTTTAAGCATAGATGTGCATAAGAGTGTGGTTGAGCAAGGGCTGCTCTTCAGATCAGTAGGCATAATACTGGTTTATGAGGATCTGAGCATGAGGAGCAAGGCAAGGACACTGAAGCACTACTCCAACAGCATTGATGATCTGCTCAGATATGCAAGGGTACTGCTGGAGGAGGCGTTGAAGGAGAGCAGGATGCCTGTGAGGCGTCTAGGTGTGAAGGTATCTGATCTTATGAGTGTTAAGGGTCAGGAGACCCTACAGAGGTTTATGTGA
- a CDS encoding O-methyltransferase: MSSIWHMHDERMIEYVHSILPKSPSILASIEDDARQRGIPIVGPLIGRLLFLLILATRAKRVLEIGTAVGYSTIWLGLAAKKVKGRVTSIEIDHTRADEARANIHTANLDDTVEVITGDALDVIPRLKGRFNLIFIDDSKDNYPRYFELCYPRLSKNGLLVADNALWHGEVLKDSKEGKAVARFNSMLISNMDALVLPVRDGLAIGIKGYR, translated from the coding sequence GTGTCAAGTATCTGGCACATGCATGATGAGAGGATGATAGAGTATGTGCATAGCATACTACCAAAGAGCCCAAGCATACTTGCAAGCATAGAGGATGATGCTAGGCAGAGAGGTATACCAATAGTTGGTCCACTGATAGGTAGACTGCTCTTCCTCCTAATACTTGCAACAAGGGCTAAGAGGGTGCTTGAGATAGGCACTGCTGTAGGCTACTCTACCATATGGCTTGGGCTTGCAGCAAAGAAGGTTAAGGGTAGGGTAACAAGCATAGAGATAGATCATACAAGGGCAGATGAGGCTAGAGCAAACATACATACTGCTAACCTAGATGATACTGTAGAGGTTATAACTGGTGATGCTCTAGATGTTATACCAAGACTCAAGGGGAGGTTCAACCTTATCTTCATAGATGATAGCAAGGATAACTACCCTAGGTACTTTGAGCTATGCTATCCAAGGCTAAGCAAGAATGGGTTGCTAGTAGCAGATAATGCGTTATGGCATGGGGAGGTATTGAAGGATAGCAAGGAGGGCAAAGCAGTAGCAAGGTTCAACTCAATGCTCATCAGTAACATGGATGCCTTGGTGCTCCCTGTACGTGATGGGTTGGCTATAGGTATCAAGGGGTACAGGTAG
- a CDS encoding RAD55 family ATPase: MQSKEDRDKSKRFSTNSEHNNSNNNNNNSSSSSNSSSNALHMAETELRHVFRDFLNMEPTSMLIRGLPGTGKTTLALELMQLMHDRYKCFYISTRVSLARLQRYFPWIIGYLKDESVLSYDKIEKDSVIDLRLGSATGTVELVIDTLINNKRAFVVLDSWDALAKEIKHEDRMKMEKTMITVADTNDGFLLFVSEEPEMNTLSYLVDGIVTLSVRDYDDGVSIRSMHIDKMRGVALYYNNYAYTLLDSRFILVPMQNNCTYCMCKEYKHHVGADDDSDNYGGKSSKLFNVLEARDGFVSTGSSDMDYMLHGGLRYGSTLLLEVDPGFDITFLNAILTCMIMNSLMNNGRVMLDMVDASLSSMMSIILHFCTDKVNNLTIFSSSKIDVTRMYRQWLNSKSRSTKINSNIHNSLPSIVNVNESNYMNLMLEKYEEFKRLDYIGERGSRGSSSDGKGDATLDDICSNAILLILDHMHTNSSRMYEGMLLTHTKDNGDVTVIVERMGSNNIPYVKSISDMHLRLWSKNGVHLMHAVKPSLGTYTLLLDTERGYPSYLLLRMV; this comes from the coding sequence ATGCAGAGTAAGGAGGATAGGGATAAGAGCAAGAGGTTTAGCACTAACAGTGAGCATAACAACAGCAATAATAATAATAATAACAGTAGTAGCAGCAGTAACAGCAGTAGTAATGCTTTACATATGGCAGAGACTGAGTTGAGGCATGTATTTAGAGACTTCCTCAACATGGAGCCAACATCCATGCTCATAAGAGGGCTCCCTGGTACAGGGAAGACCACTCTAGCACTTGAGTTGATGCAACTCATGCATGATAGGTACAAGTGCTTCTACATCTCAACCAGGGTATCTCTTGCAAGGCTACAGCGTTACTTCCCCTGGATCATAGGCTACCTGAAGGATGAGTCAGTACTCTCATACGATAAGATAGAGAAGGACTCTGTAATAGACCTTAGGCTTGGTAGTGCTACGGGTACTGTAGAGTTGGTTATAGATACACTGATCAACAATAAGAGAGCCTTTGTAGTTCTTGATAGTTGGGATGCACTAGCAAAGGAGATCAAGCATGAGGATAGGATGAAGATGGAGAAGACTATGATAACAGTTGCAGATACAAACGATGGCTTCTTGCTATTTGTTAGTGAGGAGCCAGAGATGAACACACTATCATACCTAGTTGATGGGATAGTAACATTGAGCGTTAGAGATTATGATGATGGTGTAAGCATAAGATCAATGCATATAGATAAGATGAGAGGAGTTGCACTCTACTACAACAACTATGCATATACACTGCTAGACTCTAGGTTCATATTGGTTCCTATGCAGAATAACTGTACATACTGTATGTGCAAAGAGTATAAGCATCATGTTGGTGCTGATGATGATAGTGATAATTATGGTGGTAAGAGCAGTAAGTTATTCAATGTATTGGAGGCTAGAGATGGCTTCGTATCAACAGGGAGCAGTGATATGGATTATATGCTCCATGGAGGGCTGAGATATGGTAGCACACTACTCCTAGAGGTTGATCCTGGATTTGATATAACATTCTTGAATGCTATACTAACATGCATGATAATGAACTCCTTGATGAACAATGGTAGAGTCATGCTAGATATGGTAGATGCCTCGTTAAGTAGTATGATGAGCATAATACTTCATTTCTGTACAGATAAGGTTAACAATCTAACGATATTCTCCTCAAGTAAGATAGATGTAACAAGGATGTATAGGCAATGGTTGAATAGCAAGAGTAGGAGTACTAAGATCAATAGCAATATACACAATTCCCTACCCTCTATAGTTAATGTTAATGAGTCGAACTACATGAACCTCATGCTAGAGAAGTATGAGGAGTTTAAGAGGTTAGATTACATAGGGGAGAGGGGTAGTAGAGGTAGTAGTAGTGATGGTAAAGGTGATGCTACTCTTGATGATATTTGTAGTAATGCTATACTCCTAATCCTAGATCACATGCATACTAACAGTAGTAGGATGTACGAGGGTATGCTACTAACCCATACCAAGGATAATGGTGATGTAACGGTTATAGTTGAGAGGATGGGATCAAACAACATACCATATGTTAAGAGCATATCTGATATGCATCTAAGGCTATGGAGCAAGAATGGCGTGCATCTAATGCATGCAGTAAAGCCTAGCCTAGGCACGTATACGTTACTCTTGGATACTGAGAGAGGGTATCCTTCATACTTGCTGTTAAGGATGGTGTAA
- a CDS encoding DNA-binding protein, whose translation MAETQSTQAQRKAANEIFIGKKPLMTYVTATLVQLANEPTVTIKARGLSIARAIDVAQIIVKRMNSLGYKISDVRLGSEQMQSQNGKVRNVSTIEIDISRK comes from the coding sequence ATGGCTGAGACGCAGAGCACACAAGCACAACGCAAGGCAGCAAACGAGATATTCATAGGCAAGAAGCCATTGATGACGTATGTGACAGCTACCCTAGTTCAGTTGGCAAATGAGCCAACAGTAACCATAAAGGCTAGGGGGCTCAGCATCGCAAGAGCAATAGATGTTGCACAGATAATCGTGAAGAGGATGAACTCTCTAGGCTACAAGATAAGCGATGTTAGGCTTGGATCTGAGCAGATGCAGAGCCAGAACGGTAAGGTAAGGAACGTATCCACTATAGAGATAGATATAAGCAGGAAGTAA
- a CDS encoding LysE family transporter: MMQIDHTFILMVIAVSSSGVLTPGPLFIVNMHYAKRYGHVSGLLCASGHAVVELPLIIAIALGMLSIEYMDKLGWLIGIVGGVALITFATMQLYTLINTAKDDASKHSSSSSKKKVYGYISRVSATPYGSFLAGIAFSALNPFFIAWWLTVGMKIVMDAYNIASMQGILIMFIAHIWMDYAWLAGTAYMTRRGMDKIFKPEHGSTKIFYRLLYLALYAMLVYIGIGFIASSLVNENL, encoded by the coding sequence ATGATGCAGATTGACCATACATTCATACTCATGGTTATAGCAGTATCATCATCTGGAGTGCTAACCCCAGGACCACTCTTCATCGTAAACATGCACTATGCAAAGAGGTATGGACATGTATCAGGGTTGCTATGTGCTAGTGGTCATGCAGTTGTAGAACTCCCCCTCATCATAGCAATAGCGTTAGGCATGTTAAGCATAGAGTACATGGATAAGCTTGGATGGCTAATAGGTATTGTGGGAGGTGTAGCACTAATAACTTTTGCCACCATGCAGTTATACACTCTCATAAACACTGCTAAAGATGATGCTAGTAAGCATAGCAGCAGTAGCAGTAAGAAGAAGGTGTATGGTTACATATCAAGGGTATCTGCAACACCATACGGCTCATTCCTTGCTGGTATTGCATTCTCAGCCTTGAACCCATTCTTCATAGCATGGTGGCTTACAGTTGGTATGAAGATTGTAATGGATGCATATAATATAGCATCAATGCAAGGTATACTAATTATGTTCATAGCCCATATATGGATGGATTATGCATGGCTTGCTGGAACAGCGTACATGACAAGAAGAGGCATGGATAAGATCTTCAAGCCTGAACATGGTAGTACAAAGATATTCTACAGATTGCTTTACCTAGCACTCTATGCCATGCTTGTGTATATAGGTATAGGCTTTATAGCATCATCGCTGGTTAATGAGAACTTATAA
- a CDS encoding carbohydrate kinase family protein — MVIELVAGAINWDTTVFVDDFPNAGEEVKARKVISVPGGKGANTAVASARILGKKSVGLIGALGDDRIGEEQVRILEDEGVDTSYIKRFNHPSGQAYILVNGKGENMILTYKAVNDMLKPEMMDENMLKAVDEASAVVVIDPPLEFALSLIEHAREGDGKKRIVWAPALLTRFGLDMLRDGISKVDYLVMNESECLLLSNTDDVMQGFKALAGLSKRMILTRGSKGCLFHWGDKVVQIPSIDLNSIGLYAVSSVGAGDAFLGAFTALLLKGYGELEALFMANLAAAIKVSREETRASPYYDELLRYMRDERVERFLTGIKVM, encoded by the coding sequence ATGGTTATAGAACTTGTTGCAGGAGCAATAAACTGGGATACAACTGTATTCGTTGATGACTTCCCAAATGCTGGTGAGGAGGTTAAAGCAAGGAAGGTTATAAGTGTGCCAGGGGGCAAGGGTGCAAATACTGCAGTTGCATCTGCAAGGATACTTGGCAAGAAGAGTGTTGGGCTTATAGGTGCGCTAGGGGATGATAGGATAGGAGAGGAGCAGGTAAGGATACTTGAGGATGAGGGTGTAGACACATCATACATAAAGAGGTTTAACCACCCTTCAGGACAAGCATACATACTTGTTAATGGCAAGGGAGAGAATATGATACTAACCTACAAGGCTGTGAACGATATGCTCAAGCCAGAGATGATGGATGAGAATATGCTAAAGGCAGTAGATGAGGCAAGTGCAGTAGTTGTTATAGATCCTCCATTGGAGTTTGCTTTAAGCCTTATAGAGCATGCTAGAGAAGGGGATGGCAAGAAGAGGATTGTATGGGCTCCAGCACTCCTCACTAGGTTTGGTCTTGATATGCTTAGGGATGGTATAAGCAAGGTAGACTACCTTGTCATGAACGAGTCTGAATGCTTGTTGCTATCTAATACAGATGATGTAATGCAGGGGTTCAAGGCACTTGCAGGGTTGAGTAAGAGGATGATACTAACCAGGGGCTCTAAGGGCTGTCTATTCCATTGGGGTGATAAGGTTGTGCAGATACCAAGCATAGACTTGAACTCCATAGGGTTGTATGCTGTAAGCAGTGTTGGTGCTGGAGATGCCTTCCTTGGTGCATTCACAGCATTACTGCTCAAGGGTTATGGTGAGTTAGAGGCACTATTCATGGCAAACCTTGCAGCTGCAATCAAGGTCTCTAGGGAGGAGACAAGGGCAAGTCCATACTATGATGAGTTGCTAAGGTACATGAGGGATGAGAGGGTTGAGAGGTTCTTAACTGGCATAAAGGTTATGTAG
- a CDS encoding winged helix-turn-helix transcriptional regulator, whose protein sequence is MSNIRNTILEYISKNPGIRYRELLRMLGLTNGVLSYHLYRLESEQMIRIERDGGMTRYYASDVKQDEANILGMLRIPTARRIISYMLENDGSATLDEIAFMLGKAQSTIFWHMKRLMEKGLVNKHDSKYMLRSKHLIAEVLARYNEQLVERVADNYADMMEDLNF, encoded by the coding sequence ATGAGCAATATAAGGAACACGATACTTGAATACATAAGCAAGAACCCTGGGATAAGGTATAGGGAACTACTTAGAATGCTAGGGTTAACAAACGGAGTGTTATCATACCATCTCTACAGGCTAGAATCTGAGCAGATGATAAGGATAGAGAGGGATGGAGGGATGACAAGGTACTATGCAAGTGATGTTAAGCAGGATGAGGCAAACATACTTGGCATGCTTAGGATACCAACCGCAAGGAGGATCATCTCATACATGCTTGAGAACGATGGTTCAGCAACGCTTGATGAGATTGCATTCATGCTTGGCAAGGCACAATCAACCATATTCTGGCATATGAAGAGGCTCATGGAGAAGGGCTTGGTTAATAAGCATGACTCCAAGTACATGCTGAGGAGCAAGCATCTAATAGCAGAGGTACTTGCAAGGTATAATGAGCAGTTGGTTGAGAGGGTTGCAGATAACTATGCTGATATGATGGAGGATCTAAACTTTTAA